In Psychrobium sp. MM17-31, a single window of DNA contains:
- the pyrE gene encoding orotate phosphoribosyltransferase produces MKQYQIDFIEFALERGVLKFGEFTLKSGRVSPYFFNAGLFNTGKDLARLGRFYAAALMDSGVDYDLLFGPAYKGIPIASATALQLCEQHDIDMPYCFNRKEKKAHGEGGSLVGSELKGKVMLVDDVITAGTAIRESMDIINDAGAELAGVLIALDRQEKGKGELSAIQEIERDYGAKMISIVTLGDLIGYLTEKGEMGDTLASVTAYREKYGI; encoded by the coding sequence ATGAAACAGTATCAAATTGATTTTATTGAATTTGCACTTGAGCGCGGTGTACTTAAATTTGGTGAATTCACCTTAAAATCTGGCCGTGTAAGCCCGTATTTCTTTAACGCTGGTTTGTTTAATACCGGTAAAGATTTAGCGCGTTTAGGTCGTTTCTACGCGGCAGCTCTTATGGATAGCGGTGTTGATTACGATTTACTATTTGGTCCAGCATACAAAGGTATTCCAATTGCATCGGCAACTGCACTGCAATTATGCGAGCAACACGATATCGATATGCCTTACTGCTTTAACCGTAAAGAGAAAAAAGCTCACGGTGAAGGCGGCAGCTTAGTTGGTAGTGAGCTAAAAGGTAAAGTGATGTTGGTAGACGATGTAATCACTGCAGGTACGGCGATCCGCGAATCAATGGACATCATCAATGACGCTGGCGCTGAACTTGCTGGCGTATTAATCGCCCTAGACCGCCAAGAAAAAGGCAAAGGCGAATTATCGGCTATCCAAGAAATCGAACGCGATTACGGTGCTAAGATGATTTCAATCGTGACGCTAGGCGACTTAATCGGTTACTTAACCGAAAAAGGTGAGATGGGTGATACGCTAGCAAGTGTTACCGCTTATCGCGAGAAGTACGGCATTTAG
- the slmA gene encoding nucleoid occlusion factor SlmA: protein MAVTKKSNRREQILQSLAHMLETPGNRITTAKLAAEVGVSEAALYRHFPSKARMFEGLIEFIEQSVLSRVNIITSEEKNTLLRCHHIIQLVLLFAEKNPGITRILTGDALLGEHDRLRERISLLFEKLETHLKQILRERKLREGKSFDIDEAQLANMLLAYAEGRINQFVRSGFKTKPTDGFEQQWQQFAKLLG from the coding sequence ATGGCCGTTACCAAAAAATCGAACCGTCGCGAACAAATACTCCAATCATTAGCTCACATGCTAGAAACTCCGGGAAACCGCATTACCACAGCAAAACTAGCTGCTGAGGTTGGCGTTTCTGAAGCTGCGCTATATCGCCACTTTCCATCAAAAGCGCGTATGTTTGAGGGATTAATCGAGTTTATTGAACAATCAGTACTATCACGCGTTAACATCATTACCAGTGAAGAAAAAAACACCTTACTTCGCTGTCATCACATCATCCAATTAGTGTTGTTGTTTGCCGAGAAAAATCCAGGTATCACGCGAATTCTTACTGGTGATGCACTACTTGGTGAACACGATAGGCTGCGCGAGCGCATCAGCCTGCTATTTGAAAAGCTAGAAACGCACCTCAAGCAAATTCTACGCGAACGCAAGCTACGCGAAGGAAAGAGCTTTGATATCGATGAAGCACAGCTCGCCAACATGTTACTTGCTTATGCCGAAGGCCGTATCAATCAGTTTGTCCGCAGCGGTTTTAAAACCAAGCCAACAGACGGTTTCGAACAGCAATGGCAACAATTTGCTAAGTTGTTGGGCTAA
- the coaBC gene encoding bifunctional phosphopantothenoylcysteine decarboxylase/phosphopantothenate--cysteine ligase CoaBC produces MTLANKKVVLGITGGIAAYKCPEIVRRLKDLQCDVRVVMTAGAKEFITPLTLQAVSGNPVSDSLLDPAAEASMGHIELAKWADLVVIAPASADVIAKINAGMANDLLTTICLATSAPIAIAPAMNQQMYAAKATQRNLACLEQMGMYIWGPASGEQACGDVGKGRLLEPMEIVERVTNHFAAPSLDLNILITAGPTREAIDPVRYISNHSSGKMGFAIAQAAKQLGANVTLIAGPVSLTTPNGVNRLDVVSASDMHKQAIIHAPTHDIFIACAAVADYRPAAISDQKIKKNDDDMVVSMIKNPDILADVSALEEQRPFCVGFAAETQDVETYARGKLQRKKLDMIAANNVSIAGQGFNSDSNALTLYWPQGKLDLPLADKQELAKQLVVEIIKHYNQAQ; encoded by the coding sequence ATGACACTCGCAAACAAAAAAGTCGTCTTAGGGATCACAGGTGGAATCGCCGCTTATAAATGCCCTGAAATAGTTCGCCGATTAAAAGACTTACAATGTGACGTGCGTGTCGTGATGACTGCAGGTGCCAAAGAATTTATTACACCACTTACCCTACAAGCAGTGAGTGGCAATCCGGTAAGCGATAGCTTATTAGATCCTGCTGCCGAAGCGTCAATGGGCCACATCGAGCTAGCTAAATGGGCAGATTTAGTCGTTATAGCACCCGCATCTGCCGATGTAATTGCCAAAATTAACGCAGGTATGGCTAACGATTTACTGACCACCATTTGTTTAGCCACTAGCGCGCCAATCGCTATCGCCCCAGCGATGAACCAGCAAATGTACGCCGCTAAAGCCACCCAGCGCAACCTTGCCTGCCTTGAGCAAATGGGCATGTACATTTGGGGCCCTGCCAGCGGCGAGCAAGCCTGTGGCGATGTGGGTAAAGGCCGCTTATTAGAGCCGATGGAAATCGTTGAGCGCGTAACAAACCATTTTGCCGCGCCGTCATTAGATCTCAATATTTTAATTACCGCGGGACCAACCCGTGAAGCTATTGATCCCGTGCGCTATATCAGCAATCACAGCTCAGGAAAAATGGGCTTTGCCATTGCACAAGCAGCCAAACAACTTGGCGCTAATGTCACACTGATTGCTGGACCAGTGTCATTAACAACACCAAATGGTGTTAATCGCCTCGATGTAGTTAGCGCTAGCGATATGCACAAGCAAGCCATCATTCATGCACCAACGCACGATATTTTTATCGCCTGTGCTGCGGTTGCCGATTATCGCCCAGCTGCTATTAGCGATCAAAAAATCAAGAAAAACGACGATGACATGGTCGTTAGCATGATTAAGAACCCAGACATTCTGGCTGATGTTTCAGCGCTTGAAGAGCAACGCCCATTCTGCGTTGGTTTTGCCGCCGAAACTCAAGATGTTGAAACCTACGCCCGCGGAAAATTACAACGCAAAAAGCTTGATATGATTGCCGCCAACAACGTCAGCATTGCAGGCCAAGGTTTCAATAGTGATAGCAACGCACTCACATTATATTGGCCACAAGGTAAACTTGATTTACCACTGGCCGATAAACAAGAATTAGCAAAACAACTAGTAGTTGAAATTATTAAGCATTACAATCAGGCTCAATAA
- the radC gene encoding DNA repair protein RadC: MSDSHSSIKEWPEQMRPREKLLQYGAQSLSDSELLAIFLRTGVKGCSAVELANRLLVSFGGLNELLGANQQQFCEHLGLGPAKYAQLNAVLEMSKRFYRHQLESKVSMTSSNAVAQYLSHLMRELQYECFYVLYLDNQNQLISCDEVFRGTINAASVYPREIVREVIKYNAASVILSHNHPSGIATPSEADRRITQRIVDALALIDVTVLDHFIIGRDDPYSFADHGLL; this comes from the coding sequence ATGAGTGACAGTCATAGTTCAATTAAGGAATGGCCGGAGCAAATGCGGCCACGTGAGAAGCTGCTACAATATGGGGCGCAATCATTGTCGGACAGTGAACTATTAGCCATATTTTTACGCACTGGTGTCAAAGGATGTTCGGCGGTGGAATTGGCTAATCGCTTATTGGTGAGCTTTGGTGGTTTAAATGAATTACTTGGCGCAAACCAGCAGCAGTTTTGTGAACATTTAGGATTAGGTCCCGCCAAATACGCCCAGCTTAATGCTGTGTTGGAAATGAGTAAGCGTTTTTATCGTCATCAATTAGAATCCAAAGTTTCGATGACTAGCTCAAATGCAGTTGCTCAATATTTATCGCATTTGATGCGCGAGCTGCAATATGAGTGTTTTTATGTGTTGTATCTCGATAATCAAAATCAGTTGATTAGTTGTGATGAAGTTTTTCGCGGTACTATTAATGCGGCAAGTGTTTATCCGCGAGAGATAGTGCGCGAGGTGATTAAATATAATGCCGCCAGTGTGATACTCAGTCACAATCATCCATCGGGGATCGCAACGCCTAGCGAAGCGGATCGTAGAATTACCCAGCGAATCGTCGACGCACTGGCACTGATCGACGTCACGGTTTTAGATCATTTCATTATTGGGCGAGATGATCCTTATTCTTTTGCCGATCACGGTCTACTTTAA
- the rpmB gene encoding 50S ribosomal protein L28 yields MSRVCQVTGKKPATGNNVSHAKNHTRRRFLPNLHTHRFWVESENRFVKLRLTTKGMRIIDKKGIDAVLAEMRARGEKV; encoded by the coding sequence ATGTCTAGAGTTTGCCAAGTAACTGGTAAAAAACCAGCAACAGGTAACAACGTATCGCACGCTAAAAACCACACGCGTCGTCGTTTCTTACCAAACCTTCACACTCACCGTTTTTGGGTTGAGAGTGAAAACCGTTTCGTTAAATTACGCTTAACTACTAAAGGTATGCGTATTATCGATAAGAAAGGTATTGACGCTGTCTTAGCTGAAATGCGTGCTCGTGGTGAAAAGGTTTAA
- the rpmG gene encoding 50S ribosomal protein L33, which translates to MRDKIKLVSSASSHFYTTDKNKRTMPEKLELKKYDPIVRKHVMYKEAKIK; encoded by the coding sequence ATGCGCGATAAAATTAAATTAGTATCAAGTGCAAGCAGCCACTTTTACACAACTGACAAGAACAAACGTACTATGCCTGAGAAATTAGAGCTTAAAAAGTACGATCCAATCGTTCGTAAGCACGTAATGTACAAAGAAGCTAAAATCAAATAA
- the mutM gene encoding bifunctional DNA-formamidopyrimidine glycosylase/DNA-(apurinic or apyrimidinic site) lyase translates to MPELPEVEVSRLGVSQHLDGKTISDIVIRTPKLRWDIPKADLAKLIGQKITAISRRAKYLIIETAIGHIIIHLGMSGSLRVIDKSTPLKKHDHVDVTVGDKVLRLNDPRRFGAVLYADESGEHQVFEKLGPEPLTDAFNAEHLAEKCAKRKAAIKLVIMDNPVVVGVGNIYANEALFLTGIHPLTPANKVPTEKIPQLVSTIKDVLAAAIKQGGTTLKDFSQTDGKPGYFAQSLFVYGREGEPCLRCKSELQGVKIGQRASVFCSQCQPE, encoded by the coding sequence ATGCCAGAGTTACCAGAAGTTGAAGTCAGTCGCCTTGGTGTTAGCCAGCACCTAGATGGTAAAACTATTAGTGATATTGTTATTCGCACCCCGAAATTACGTTGGGACATTCCAAAAGCTGATTTAGCAAAGCTAATTGGCCAAAAAATTACTGCAATTTCGCGTCGTGCTAAATATCTCATCATTGAAACTGCCATTGGTCACATCATCATTCACTTGGGGATGTCGGGTAGTTTGCGAGTCATCGATAAGTCTACACCCCTCAAAAAACACGATCACGTTGATGTTACTGTCGGTGACAAAGTGTTAAGGCTTAATGATCCGCGCCGCTTTGGTGCTGTGCTTTACGCTGATGAATCTGGTGAGCATCAAGTATTTGAAAAGTTAGGACCTGAGCCATTAACCGATGCTTTTAATGCTGAGCATCTTGCTGAAAAATGCGCTAAGCGAAAGGCGGCGATTAAACTGGTTATTATGGATAATCCCGTTGTGGTTGGCGTCGGTAATATTTATGCCAATGAAGCGCTTTTCTTGACGGGGATACATCCTTTAACACCCGCCAATAAGGTACCAACAGAAAAGATTCCACAATTAGTTAGTACCATAAAGGACGTTTTGGCGGCTGCGATTAAGCAAGGCGGAACCACATTAAAAGATTTTAGTCAGACAGATGGCAAGCCGGGTTATTTCGCCCAATCGTTATTTGTTTATGGGCGCGAAGGAGAACCGTGTTTGCGTTGTAAGAGTGAATTACAGGGAGTGAAAATTGGCCAACGAGCGAGTGTGTTTTGTTCTCAATGTCAGCCTGAATAA
- the coaD gene encoding pantetheine-phosphate adenylyltransferase yields MHSKAIYPGTFDPITNGHLDLIERAAKMFQHVVVGVANSPSKKPLFNLDERVELASKVTAHLDNVSVVGFSGLLVDFAKDHQATILIRGLRAVSDFEYEFQLANMNRRLYPELESVFLTPAEENSFISSTLVKEVSIHGGKVEQFVPPLVAQELENKLA; encoded by the coding sequence GTGCATAGCAAAGCCATTTATCCGGGAACATTTGATCCCATCACTAACGGTCATTTAGATTTGATTGAACGCGCCGCAAAAATGTTTCAGCACGTAGTGGTTGGTGTTGCCAATAGCCCAAGTAAAAAACCGCTATTTAACCTCGATGAGCGTGTTGAGTTAGCATCTAAAGTAACAGCGCATTTGGACAATGTGTCTGTGGTTGGCTTTTCTGGACTATTAGTGGACTTTGCCAAAGATCATCAGGCAACAATTTTGATTCGCGGCTTACGAGCAGTGTCTGATTTCGAGTATGAATTCCAGTTAGCAAACATGAACCGTCGCCTCTACCCAGAATTAGAAAGTGTGTTTTTAACACCTGCGGAAGAAAACTCATTCATTTCTTCAACGCTGGTTAAAGAAGTCTCTATTCACGGCGGCAAAGTCGAGCAATTTGTACCGCCGCTAGTGGCACAAGAGTTAGAAAACAAGCTTGCCTAG
- a CDS encoding capsule assembly Wzi family protein, with protein sequence MKKQLLGLTVGTALLSLAQNAQAGVSPYLPLKLNPVFELEIERLVTITGYPALKKPYHIATVVKYLDEVKTSHPKLHGRINRYIKRFKKPYALTHFKSELRISDSNYKTLPNSRGRSTEQEYYVEATGFAQFNKYVIANVGGGFSGSNYSYNFGNFLSVGNEYMQADLGYREHWLSPLQDSSQMISTQALPMLGATLSNVKPMTDYNIMYELGFGRLEKVDGIVFQDKLSSGKPGFLTMHLSMQPTDWWTISGNRTMQFGGGDRGSVGLSEVWDAIIDPVSSDNCGGQSDLQNCDNEFGNQQASIANRFDLSWGDNPFSIILEVAGEDTNDYSNYKLGNKAYSLGLFIPYLSETESLNLTAQLIEDAWYTHHLYLAGYSNKGHKMGHWWGDEKGVRDMIGAEILSVGYTNDLTESSHLSVKYHTVQNKYSESTASHNYERGHYLQVDYNWQYKSHFLGLHVYAGKDVNGESFSSLGFSKLW encoded by the coding sequence ATGAAAAAACAATTATTAGGACTTACTGTTGGTACAGCTTTGTTGTCACTGGCGCAAAACGCCCAAGCTGGGGTTTCTCCGTATCTACCGCTTAAGCTCAATCCTGTATTTGAATTGGAAATTGAGCGCTTAGTAACTATTACTGGTTATCCGGCGTTAAAAAAGCCTTATCACATCGCAACCGTTGTTAAATATCTTGATGAAGTAAAAACATCTCATCCTAAATTACATGGTCGTATTAATCGCTATATTAAGCGCTTTAAAAAGCCTTATGCGCTGACGCATTTTAAATCTGAATTGCGAATTTCAGATTCAAATTACAAAACGCTACCAAATTCTCGTGGCCGTTCAACTGAGCAAGAATACTACGTTGAAGCCACTGGCTTTGCGCAATTTAATAAATATGTGATTGCTAATGTAGGCGGTGGCTTTAGTGGTTCTAATTATAGTTACAACTTTGGCAATTTCTTGTCGGTTGGTAATGAGTACATGCAGGCCGATTTAGGCTATCGCGAACACTGGTTATCGCCGTTGCAAGATAGCTCGCAAATGATTTCGACGCAGGCATTGCCAATGCTTGGTGCGACGTTATCAAATGTGAAGCCTATGACTGATTACAACATTATGTATGAACTAGGTTTTGGTCGTTTAGAAAAAGTTGATGGCATTGTGTTTCAAGATAAGCTGTCGTCAGGTAAGCCTGGTTTCTTGACCATGCACTTGAGTATGCAACCTACTGACTGGTGGACAATTTCCGGTAATCGTACTATGCAATTTGGCGGTGGCGATCGCGGAAGTGTTGGATTATCCGAGGTGTGGGACGCGATTATCGATCCTGTGAGTTCTGATAACTGTGGCGGACAATCAGATCTACAAAACTGTGATAATGAATTTGGCAACCAACAAGCGTCAATCGCCAATCGATTCGATTTAAGTTGGGGCGACAATCCATTTAGTATTATCTTAGAAGTTGCTGGTGAAGATACTAACGATTATTCAAATTATAAATTGGGTAATAAGGCCTATAGTCTAGGTTTATTTATTCCGTATTTGTCTGAAACAGAGTCATTAAACCTTACCGCTCAATTAATTGAAGACGCTTGGTATACGCATCACCTTTATCTCGCAGGGTACAGTAACAAAGGCCACAAAATGGGCCATTGGTGGGGGGATGAAAAAGGCGTTCGGGATATGATTGGCGCCGAAATATTAAGTGTTGGTTACACCAATGACCTGACTGAAAGTAGCCATCTAAGCGTCAAATATCACACGGTACAAAATAAATATTCGGAGTCTACAGCTAGCCACAACTACGAACGTGGTCACTACCTGCAAGTGGATTACAACTGGCAGTACAAATCACACTTTTTAGGTCTGCATGTCTATGCGGGTAAAGATGTTAATGGCGAGTCTTTCTCAAGTTTAGGTTTCTCTAAACTGTGGTAA
- a CDS encoding adenylyltransferase/cytidyltransferase family protein: MMRIITFGTFDVFHVGHVNILERARAKGDYLIVGVSSDALNMSKKGRNPIYSQEDRIHILKSLRCVDEVFVEESLELKEQYLIEHKADMLVMGDDWEGKFDHLKHVCDVVYLPRTPSISTTETIEIVKNLPN, translated from the coding sequence ATAATGCGTATTATTACTTTTGGCACCTTCGATGTCTTTCATGTGGGTCACGTTAATATCCTAGAGCGAGCTCGTGCAAAAGGGGACTACTTAATCGTTGGTGTGTCTTCTGACGCTTTGAACATGAGTAAGAAAGGTCGCAATCCGATTTATTCGCAAGAAGATCGCATTCACATACTAAAATCATTACGTTGTGTTGACGAAGTTTTTGTTGAAGAGTCACTTGAGCTTAAAGAGCAATATTTAATTGAGCACAAGGCTGATATGTTGGTGATGGGAGATGATTGGGAAGGTAAATTTGATCATCTTAAGCATGTGTGTGACGTGGTTTATTTGCCGCGTACTCCATCAATATCAACAACAGAAACTATTGAAATCGTTAAAAACTTACCAAATTAA
- a CDS encoding CDP-glycerol glycerophosphotransferase family protein yields MQQHYLFFIAQNYSFEILRPLQSHIRQQGGEVLWFVYGNEVNVAHFNEDEMYTTEAQQAVDFNPLATYVPGNIVPNFIPGLKVQVFHGLEWKKKGHFVIRGCFDLYCTHGPATTNRFNELAAQHGYFDIIETGWPKLDGLFTSPSYQWDEQRDVPTILFAPTFSPSLTAAPALFDEITRLSREKDWQWLVKFHPKMDPDWIAKYRSIQSDKLKVVDDCDVSHVLQAGDVMVSDTSSIIGEFALLGKPAVTLNNSQPGDYLLDISDASQLESSIEQALQPPEELAQHIKGYALDLHPYDDGQSAKRIYEATQQLLNNGKQAPKNMPLNLFRNLKMRKKLGYWKF; encoded by the coding sequence ATGCAGCAACATTACCTTTTCTTTATTGCCCAAAACTATTCGTTTGAGATTTTACGTCCATTGCAAAGCCACATTAGGCAGCAAGGCGGTGAAGTGTTGTGGTTTGTCTATGGCAATGAAGTGAATGTCGCTCATTTTAACGAAGACGAAATGTACACCACAGAGGCGCAACAGGCAGTAGATTTCAATCCTTTGGCGACCTATGTGCCGGGTAATATTGTCCCGAACTTTATCCCTGGACTTAAAGTTCAAGTATTCCACGGCCTAGAATGGAAGAAGAAAGGGCACTTCGTCATTCGTGGTTGTTTCGACTTGTATTGTACCCACGGCCCTGCGACGACTAACCGTTTTAACGAGTTAGCGGCGCAGCACGGCTATTTCGATATTATTGAGACTGGCTGGCCTAAGTTAGATGGTTTATTTACTAGCCCAAGCTATCAATGGGATGAACAGCGCGACGTACCGACGATTTTATTCGCGCCAACCTTCTCGCCATCACTCACTGCTGCACCAGCTTTATTCGATGAAATTACTCGCCTGAGCCGTGAAAAAGACTGGCAGTGGTTAGTGAAGTTTCATCCGAAAATGGATCCTGACTGGATTGCAAAATATCGTAGTATCCAAAGTGACAAGCTCAAAGTGGTTGATGATTGCGATGTGTCTCACGTGCTACAAGCAGGCGATGTGATGGTGTCTGATACTTCATCGATTATTGGCGAATTCGCATTGCTCGGTAAACCTGCGGTAACCCTCAATAATTCACAACCAGGAGATTACTTGTTAGATATTAGTGATGCTAGCCAACTAGAGTCTTCTATCGAACAAGCATTACAACCACCTGAAGAGTTAGCGCAACATATAAAAGGTTATGCGCTAGACTTGCACCCTTATGATGATGGCCAGAGTGCAAAGCGCATTTATGAGGCCACCCAACAATTGCTAAATAATGGTAAGCAAGCGCCTAAAAACATGCCACTGAATTTATTCCGCAACTTAAAAATGCGTAAAAAGCTGGGCTATTGGAAGTTTTAA
- a CDS encoding glycosyltransferase family 9 protein: protein MKFPSDSPQSICILRLSAIGDVCNCVAAVQAMQRKWPEAKFTWVVGKVEAMLLKDLPGVEFVVFDKGAGTQGYKDLKAKMKGRKFDVLLQMQVALRASLASLCIKAKFKVGFDKVRAKEGHWLFVNRRIARQKEPHVLDGFMAFAEVVGVTDTTPTWNMPLPREDDEWAKARFKADKRTLVISPAASKAERNWHAEGYAAIADHAAKKGWDVILCGGPTELEKNLGDEIMAQCKSTPKNMIGQTSLKQLLGMVKHADIVLAPDTGPAHMAVAMGTPVIGLYAHSNPGRTGPYLSREYVVSVYEHHIVSQQQRPLEIVKWGKRAKGEKLMNDITIKRVRDKFETLILDKGLH, encoded by the coding sequence ATGAAATTTCCAAGTGATTCTCCACAGTCGATTTGTATTTTACGATTATCGGCGATCGGCGATGTTTGTAACTGTGTCGCAGCTGTGCAAGCCATGCAGCGCAAATGGCCAGAGGCGAAGTTCACTTGGGTAGTTGGTAAGGTTGAGGCCATGTTGCTAAAAGACTTACCGGGCGTTGAATTTGTTGTTTTCGACAAAGGCGCAGGCACGCAAGGCTATAAAGATCTCAAAGCCAAAATGAAAGGTCGCAAATTCGATGTCTTACTGCAAATGCAAGTAGCACTGCGCGCCAGTCTTGCTAGCTTGTGTATTAAGGCAAAGTTTAAAGTTGGCTTTGATAAAGTTCGCGCCAAAGAAGGTCATTGGTTGTTCGTTAATCGTCGTATTGCCAGACAAAAAGAACCCCATGTTTTAGACGGCTTTATGGCATTTGCTGAAGTAGTTGGTGTTACTGACACCACGCCGACATGGAATATGCCATTACCGCGCGAAGATGACGAGTGGGCTAAAGCGCGCTTTAAAGCTGACAAACGCACCTTGGTAATTAGCCCTGCGGCGAGTAAAGCTGAGCGTAACTGGCACGCGGAAGGTTATGCGGCAATCGCTGATCATGCAGCTAAGAAAGGCTGGGATGTTATTTTATGTGGCGGCCCAACGGAGCTTGAGAAAAACCTTGGTGATGAGATTATGGCGCAGTGTAAATCAACACCGAAGAACATGATTGGCCAAACTAGCCTTAAGCAATTACTCGGTATGGTTAAGCATGCCGATATTGTATTAGCACCAGATACCGGCCCAGCGCATATGGCGGTAGCTATGGGTACACCTGTTATCGGTTTATATGCCCACAGTAATCCAGGTCGCACAGGCCCGTATTTATCGCGTGAATACGTGGTAAGTGTTTACGAACATCACATCGTTAGTCAGCAGCAACGACCACTAGAGATCGTAAAATGGGGAAAACGCGCCAAAGGCGAAAAGCTAATGAACGATATTACGATAAAGCGTGTACGTGATAAATTTGAAACGCTGATTTTAGATAAAGGCTTACATTAA
- a CDS encoding 3-deoxy-D-manno-octulosonic acid kinase has protein sequence MQTHIHQDANQWLIHAPELSVTKEWFEPSYWQTQDKILGQSRGRNVTWFVGEKDSPMVLRHYYRGGLIGKLVTDKYWFEGLEKTRPYREYELLVELEKRQLSACRVVAAQVTKSGLSYRADLLMKMVDGGKDLVALLTSAPMSDELWQEVGKTIALFHKHKVYHADLNAHNILINKDNKAWLIDFDRGEIKVQRGQWCQDNLDRLLRSFNKELNQLPQFYFTDDNWQTLMSAYKAELDA, from the coding sequence TTGCAAACACATATCCATCAAGACGCTAATCAATGGTTAATTCACGCGCCTGAGCTTTCAGTTACCAAAGAATGGTTTGAGCCGAGCTACTGGCAAACGCAAGACAAAATCTTGGGACAATCACGTGGCCGCAACGTGACTTGGTTTGTCGGCGAAAAAGACTCTCCAATGGTACTGCGCCATTACTATCGTGGCGGTTTGATTGGCAAGCTAGTGACCGATAAATATTGGTTTGAAGGCCTTGAGAAGACTCGTCCATACCGCGAGTACGAATTGCTCGTTGAATTGGAAAAACGCCAGTTATCAGCGTGCCGCGTGGTGGCGGCGCAAGTGACGAAGTCAGGTTTGAGCTATCGCGCCGATTTACTAATGAAAATGGTCGATGGCGGCAAAGATTTAGTGGCCTTGTTAACCAGTGCGCCTATGAGTGATGAGTTGTGGCAAGAGGTAGGGAAAACCATTGCGTTATTCCATAAACACAAGGTATATCACGCCGATTTAAATGCCCATAACATCCTGATCAATAAAGACAACAAAGCATGGCTGATTGATTTTGACCGCGGCGAAATTAAAGTACAGCGCGGCCAATGGTGTCAGGATAACCTCGATAGGTTGCTGCGCTCATTTAACAAAGAGTTAAACCAATTACCGCAGTTTTATTTTACGGATGATAATTGGCAAACGTTAATGAGTGCTTACAAAGCAGAGTTAGATGCTTAA